TGATGAGTGTCATCCGGACAGCTTTGCTCTTGGCCGTGCTCGCGGGCGCGCTCGGCGGTTGCGCCTCTTACGACCGCCGGCTCACCAGTTCCAGCACCCAATACCTCACTTCCGGCGGGCAGGTTGTTTCCAAGCCGTCGAACGTCGGCATCGCAGACACGGTTTCCTACTGGGACGGTGACGGTGTGCCGGGCGCGCCGTCCATCACCATCGATCTCGGGGAACAAAAGGCCTTTTTTTACAAGGGCGGCAAGCTCGTGGGGATCTCGATGATTTCTTCCGGCCGCGAGGGCTTTTCCACGCCGTCGGGCAACTTCAAGATCGTCCAAAAAAACAAAGACCACGTTTCCAACCTTTACGGCGATTACGTGGACGGCTCCGGCACTGTTGTCGTTTCCAATGTCGGGGTGAAGAAGGACCCGAAGCCTCCGGGCACTTCTTTCCGCGGTGCGCCGATGCCTTATTTCATGAGATTCGCCGGCGGGGTGGGGATGCATGCCGGTTTCCTGCCGGGATTTCCCGCTTCGCACGGATGCATTCGCATGCCGGAGCGCATGGCGGAAATCTTTTTTGCCAACGTCTCGCACGGGACCCCGGTGACTGTGGTGAACTGATCTACGCCCGCGGGTGGGCGTCATCGTAGGCCTTCTTCAGCCGCTCCGTCGTCACGTGGGTGTAAATCTGCGTGGTCGAGAGACTCGCGTGGCCCAGCAGGCTTTGCACGCTGCGCAGATCGGCCCCCGCATCGAGCAGGTGCGTGGCGAAGCTGTGGCGCAACTTGTGCGGACTTGCAGGCACGGGGATCTGCGCGAGGCGAAGGTATTTTTTGACCATTTTCCAGATGGACGAGGTGCCGAGGCGCTTGCGCAGCTTGTTGATGAACAGCGGGCCGGAGTCCACCCGCGCGCGGTGCCTGTATTCTTGGATGGCTTGGAGCGCGGGTTCGCCGACCGGCACCACGCGCTCTTTGGACCCTTTGCCCAGCACGCGGATGGTCTCGTTGAACGGGTCGATGCTGCGCACATCCAAAGCCGCGAGTTCCGCCAGCCGCAAACCGCTCGAGTAAAAAAGCTCGAGGATGGCAGCGTCGCGCCACGGCATCCAGACGGGCGCCTGCTTTTCAGGTTCGGTCTGGTGCGGGGCGCGCAGGAGAGACTCGATCTGCGACGTGGTCAGAAAGACCGGCAGCCGCTTCTCCGCCTTGGGCAGCGCGACGTCGAGAAGCGGATTCTTCGCGAGGCCTTTGCGCTCGCACAGAAACCTGTAAAAGCTGCGCAGCGCGGCGAATTCGAGGCGGATGGTCGCTCGCGACCGGTTGCGCTTCATCATCTCGAACAGGTGCGCGCGGAAATCCTCGGGTCCCGCGTCGTGCCAGGACTTTGCGCCCAGAAACTCCGCCGCCCCGCGGAGGGCGCGGTCGTAATTGTCCAACGTCCGCGGCGAGGCGTTGCGCTCGTCGCGCAAATAATCGAGGTAGGCGCCGGTCAGCGCATCATCAGGGGCGGGCACGCCCGTCAATTTATCCGATCCGCTGCGCCCGGGAAAACAAACTTACGCCTGCCGCCCGACCGGTGCGCCGAGAGACGGTTGCGCGGTGGATCCCACATCACCTTCGCGACCCGTGGTGCGTTCGAAGCGCAAAACCGCACGCCGCGTTTCCACGCCATCGGGCGACGTTGCCTCGACGGGGATCTCGTATTTCCCGTCGGGAAAGACGAAATGGTAGCGGAAGCTTCCGTCCGGACGCAGGGCGACGGGCTTGCCGTCGATGGTGACTTTGGCATCGGGGTGCGTGCCCCCGTAAAAAATCACCTCGGCGTTCACATGCATGAAAAAGCCGCGTGGAGCGGTGCGCCAACTCGACAGCCAGCTGCTTTCCGCTCCCCAGCTTGCGCCGCTCCAGCTCGACATGGCGGAAAACGACCAGCTGGACAGGGCCGACGACCAGGCTCCGGCGCTGCTCCACGAGGCGCCGATCAAGCCGAACAATGCCAAAAAACCGCTGGAAACCCCGCCCGCTGCCTCCGTCCAGGAGCTTGGTGCCGGCCACGAAGTCGGTGCAAATCCGCCCGAGAACAGGCTCGCCCCGGGCGAACTGAGGAATCGCCCGAGGTCGCCGGAGGTGAGCGAGCCGAGTTCTGTCGAAAGCAGCGTGTCGAGCGAGATGCGCTGCGCCGCCGTGAGGTTCGAAACCGAGACATCGCCGCGCTTCTGCAGGCGAGCCAGCGCTTCGGCGAGGCTTTCGCCTTCGCGCATCTCGCCGCGCAACTTCTCCACGAGCTGCTGGAATGTTGCGTGGAAAGGCATGTTGGCGAAGACCGGATCACCGGGGCCGGCGAGCGAGTCTCTCGGGGTGAGGACCGCGCCGGAGCGGGTGAGGACTCGCCACTTTCCGTGGTCATAGACGCCCAATTCGACAACGTAGCCCGCATCGGCTTCACGCACTGCGAGATACCAGCTGTTGGATTCACCCGGCACTGCCACTTCACCCTCGGCTTCGTCCGAGTCTTCCCGGCGATGGCGGAGGAAGACCTGCCCGTCAAGCCCGTCGGTCAGCGTGTAATCCCAATAGCAAAAAAGGCGGTGCGGTTCCTGTGCGACGACGAAGATGCTGTCATCACCGTAGCTGCGCGGCAGTTCGCCGAGATTGTCGATGTCGGACTTCGGCCTCAGGACGCGCGCAGGCGCTTTGCGTCTTCCGGCCGGACGCGCGGCCTCGAACTTGTGCACGTCTTCGGGCGCCTTGGAGGCCTTCGTTTTCCTCCGCGCCGTTTTTTTCGCCGCGGCGGTCTTTGTCCTGCGGGGTGTTTTGGAAGCGGTCTTGGATGAGGTTTTGCTGGAAGATTTTTTCATGGACTCGTTGAAAAATTTCCCCGGTGGTGGTTCGGCAGGATTTTCGCGGGGTGACTACTTGTAAAGGATTTCATGGGAGCGAAGAAAGGTGGGTGAAGTCCTCCCGCGAATATTTCGCGCGGTGCAGGGCGCGCACCCTTTCCTCCAGCCCCGGTGGCGGAGTCCAAGCCTTCACTTCCTCCG
The nucleotide sequence above comes from Chthoniobacterales bacterium. Encoded proteins:
- a CDS encoding tyrosine recombinase XerC: MPAPDDALTGAYLDYLRDERNASPRTLDNYDRALRGAAEFLGAKSWHDAGPEDFRAHLFEMMKRNRSRATIRLEFAALRSFYRFLCERKGLAKNPLLDVALPKAEKRLPVFLTTSQIESLLRAPHQTEPEKQAPVWMPWRDAAILELFYSSGLRLAELAALDVRSIDPFNETIRVLGKGSKERVVPVGEPALQAIQEYRHRARVDSGPLFINKLRKRLGTSSIWKMVKKYLRLAQIPVPASPHKLRHSFATHLLDAGADLRSVQSLLGHASLSTTQIYTHVTTERLKKAYDDAHPRA
- a CDS encoding DUF4912 domain-containing protein, with translation MKKSSSKTSSKTASKTPRRTKTAAAKKTARRKTKASKAPEDVHKFEAARPAGRRKAPARVLRPKSDIDNLGELPRSYGDDSIFVVAQEPHRLFCYWDYTLTDGLDGQVFLRHRREDSDEAEGEVAVPGESNSWYLAVREADAGYVVELGVYDHGKWRVLTRSGAVLTPRDSLAGPGDPVFANMPFHATFQQLVEKLRGEMREGESLAEALARLQKRGDVSVSNLTAAQRISLDTLLSTELGSLTSGDLGRFLSSPGASLFSGGFAPTSWPAPSSWTEAAGGVSSGFLALFGLIGASWSSAGAWSSALSSWSFSAMSSWSGASWGAESSWLSSWRTAPRGFFMHVNAEVIFYGGTHPDAKVTIDGKPVALRPDGSFRYHFVFPDGKYEIPVEATSPDGVETRRAVLRFERTTGREGDVGSTAQPSLGAPVGRQA